Part of the Spirochaetota bacterium genome, TTTTTTTAGTTTTAATATTTTGTCTATTTGTAAATTTTCAAATATATTCAAATCTTTTTTAACTTTACTAATAATATTTTTTTCATCGTTTATTATTTCATATAAAGAATCTATATTAAATTCAAAAAAATTATTTGTAAATGATATTTCCCCTTTTATATTATTAACGGCAAAATTTTCTCTAAATGTTTTTAGAATATAAAAATTTTCGAAATTAAAAGGTTTTCCTTTAATATAAATATTTAAATTTATTTTTATATCATTATTTAATTTTAAGTAACAAAATACATTATTTAATTTTAATTTATTTTTAAAATCAATAGAATATATTGTTTCATTTTCTTTTTTTATTATAAATAAATTGGAATTATCTTGGATTAAGTTATTTTTATTATCCTCTAAAGTTTTAACAAAGATTTCTAGATTTTTATTAAAATATAGTTTATTTGAAAATATTTGTATTAATGACATTTTATAATATAAAATTTGTTAAACGAAAATTATTTTATTTTTAATAAAATATTTAAAAATAATAATAAAAATTAATCTTAGTAAACAAAAATACTATTTTTTTAAATTAATATTAATCCTAAATAAAAAATATATGAATAAAATAATTTACTTGTTTTTAAAAAAATAAAAAAATAAGTAACAATTAAAATGTGTTTAATTAAAAAATTTAAAATTAAAAAATAAATTTATTTAATTGCATTAACAAGATTTTTAAAACCTTCTGGATCTTCTATTGCCATATTTGACAATATTAGTCTATTTAATTTTATATTATTCTTATTAAGAAGATGTATAAATTTAGAATATGATAAACCAAAATCTCTTAATGCTGCATTTAGTCTAACTATCCATAATGATCTAAAATCTCTCTTTTTGAGTTTTCTTCCTATATATGCATATGCCATACTTTTTAATTGTTGTGTTTTTGCAACTCTATAAGCATTTCCTCTTCTGCCATAATAACCTTTGGAAGCTTTTAATATCTTTTTTCTTCTTTTTTTTGCAGCAGTGGCAACTTTAACCCTTGGCATCTATTTCTCCTTTTTATTTTATTAAATATTTATTAATTAAAATATAAAAATTAAGTATTATTATTTATAAGGAAAACATCCTTTTAAAATACTAACTTCTGATTTATTGCAAATAGTTGGCTTTCTAAGATTTCTTTTTCTTTTTTTAGATTTTCCAGTTAATAAATGGCTTTTAAAAGCTTTGAATCTTTTAATTTTACCTGAACCAGTTATTTTAAATCTTTTTTTTGCAGATGATTTTGTTTTAAGTTTTGGCATTTATATCTCCTTTTTATTATTTTGCTACTTCTTTTTTGCTGGTACAATAACCATTGTTAAGTTTTTTCCTTCAATTTTTGGTGGTTTTTCAACAATCCCTATTTCTGCAAGATCGTTTTTTATTCTTTCAAAAACTTCATATCCTTTATCTGCATGTAATATTTCTCTGCCTCTATACCTTAATCTAAATAATACATGACTTCCTTCTGCAAGAAACTCTTTTGCTTTTTTTAATTTAAAATCATAATCGTGTTCACCTATTCCAGGTGTAAATCTTATTTCTCTTAATTCTATTTTTTTCTGATGCTTTTTTGCTTCTTTCTCTTTTTTTTCTTTTTCAAATATAAATTTACCAAAATCCCCAATTTTGCATACAGGAGGTTCTGCATTTGGAGAAACTTCGATTAAATCAAGTCCTTGCTCATAAGCTATATTTAGTGCATCTTTTATTGAAAATATTCCTAATTGTTCACCATTTGACCCAATAACTCTAACTTCTTTGGCTCGAATTTCTTCATTTATGTTTGGTCTTGAAGTTTTATTACTTTTAGTTCCTATAAATTACCCCTTTTTTAAAAATTCTGTAAAACTTATTTAACACAATTATTAAACTTGTCAATAATTTTTGTTAAATTATTATGAAATATTTACTATAACTTTTATTGCTTCTCCCTTTTTGATTGCTTCTATTCCTTTTTCAATATTTTCTAATTTAATTTTATGTGTAATAAGTGGTTTTAAATTTAATAAATTCTTTTCAAGTAGAGCAGATAATTGATACCAGGTATCAAACATTAATCTTCCAGTTATTCCATATATTTTAAGTCCTTTAAATATAATATCATTGTTAAAGTTAATTGTAGGATTTGAATCAAATATTCCAAGTAAAGAAACTCTCCCTCTCTTTTTCATAGATTTTAATAATTGATCGAGAGCTTTTTCATTTCCTGACATTTCGAAACCAACATCAACTCCAAGTCCTTTAGTGTAATCCATAACAGCTTCAACAATATTATCTTTTAATGGATTTAATACAATATCAGCACCCATTTCTTTTGCAAGTTTAGCTTTCATCTCATTTATTTCTGAAACAATTATAGTTGAAGCTCCACATGCTTTGGCAACATTTATAGACATAAGGCCAATTGTGCCAGCACCAGTTACAAGTAAACTTTTTGTTGCAATTTCATCTACTAAAACGGTGTAAACAGCATTTCCAAGAGGTTCCTGAATAGAAGCTATTTCAGGATCAAGATTTTTTGGATTTATCCATGCATTTTCTTCAGGAATTACAACATATGAAGTAAAAGCCCCATCTGTATGAACACCTATTATTTTCATGTTTTGACATATGTGTTTATTGCCAGTCTTACACATATAACAATAACCACATGCAATATGAGTTTCAGCTGATACAAAATCTCCTATTTTAATACTCTTTACATTTTTTCCTATTTCTATTACTTCTCCACAAAATTCATGTCCAATAACTCTGGGGGGAGTAATATTATCATCCGACCATTTGTTCCAATCATAAATATGAACATCTGTTCCACATATTGATGCATTTTTTACTTTAACTAAAACTTCATTTGGCCCAACTTCTAGTTTTGGTGTAATGTAGTCTATTGTAAATCCTTTTTCTCTTTTAGTTTTTAAAACTGCCAATTGTTTTTCCATCTTAATCTCCAATTAAAATTATTTTAATTTTTATAATGTTTACTATTTTTTTCTAAATTTTATTTATAAAATATTTATATATATTCTTAAATTTATGAATTAATTTAAATTAAAATTAAAGAGTCTATATTATTTTTAACTCTTTTCCAATTTTTTCAAATTTCTCAATAGCAAAATCAAGATCTTTTTCGCTATGAATAGCATGGATCATAACTCTTATTCTTGCTTTTCCTTTAGGAACAGTTGGATACCCAATAGCTTGAGCAAATATTCCTTCTTCGAAAAGTTTTTTAGAAAATTCTTGAGCTGTTTTAGCTTCACCTATAATAATAGGAGTTATTGGTGTTTGAGTTTTACCTATATCAAAACCTAATTTTTTTATTTTGGATTGAAAATATTTTGCATTTTGCCAAAGTTTATTAACAAGATCAGAAGATTCTTTTAATATTTCTATAGCTTTGATGGATGCATAAATATCAGCAGGAGTAGAAGCAGATGAAAATAAAAATGGTCTAACTTTCTGTTTTAAATAATCTATTAATTTGGAGCTTCCTGAAGCAAAACCACCAACTATACCAAAAGCTTTAGAAAGAGTTCCAACTTCAACATCAACTTTTCCATGAAGATGAAAATGATCAACAATGCCTCTTCCAGAATCTCCTAATACTCCTTCACCATGGGCGTCATCTACATAAACCAAAGCATCATATTTCTTAGCAACTTCATAAATTTCAGGTAATGGTGCAATATCTCCATCCATTGAAAAAACACCATCTGTTATAACTAATTTTTTGCAATTTTTGTCTTTATTCTCTTTTAATTTTTTCTCGAGGTCATTTACATCGTTATGAGCATATCTTATAATTTCAGCTTTTGATAGCCTACAACCATCTATTATTGAAGCATGGTTTAATTCATCAGAAAATATAAGATCTTCAGAAGAAACTAGAGCTGGTATAACTCCAAGATTAGCACAGAATCCAGATTGAAGGTGAATTGTGGCTTCAACTTTCTTAAATTCAGCAAGCATCTTTTCAAGTTCTAAGTGTTTTTCTGTAGTTCCAGCAATACTTCTTACAGCAGCAGGGCCAACACCATATTCTTCAATGCCTCTTATTGCAGCCTTTTTTAAATCTTCATTATTTGCAAGTCCTAAATAGTTGTTTGAACACATATCTAAAACTTTTTTACCATTAACTATAATCCAAGAATCTAATGCTGACCCTATAGTTCTAATTATATTATATAAACCATCATTTTTTAATGATTCAATTGTTTGATCTATAAAATCTAGTTTACTCATAGATAAATTCCTCCAAAATTAAATAATTAATATTTGAATAAAGTATAAAGTGTTGTAAAAAAAAATCAATTGAAGTTAAATAAAATATTATATTATTTAAATAATTTTAAAATTATTTATAAAAAATTTGATTTTTAATTAAAATAAATTATAAATATAATTATAAAGAATTGATTATTTAATAAAGATTTCTAATAATTTTTTAAATTAAATATATTATTTAAGATAGAGTCATTTTGAAAAATATTTTTAAATAATTTTATGAAAAATAGAATTAAGATATTAGTAATTATTTTTTTTATTTTGTTTTTTTGTAACTGTTATATATATTCTCAGGATTTAAATTGGATTAAATTAGAAGATTTCAAAAAATATTCAGAAAATGATGCCAAAAAATATCTTGACAAAATGATTCCTCTTAAACCTGGTTATTCTAAGATTTATAGATATATTCTTATTTTAAGAAGTGACCAAAAAAAATATTTTGAGTTATGGGATCAGGTCTTAAATAAAAAATCAGCAGAATTAAAAGAAGTTTATTTAGCAAATTCTCTTATAACTTCTTTTTTTATTAATAAAACTGTTATGATAGATTATTTTTATGAGTTTGGTATTCAGTATTTGCCTGAAGATGATAAGGCTTTATTTGATGTACTTTATAAAAGCTTAACACTAAATTTATATGGGGAAGAGAAATTAAAGGAATTTGAGGAGATTTTATTAAACTATTTCAAAATTGTTGAAGGACTACTTGATTATTCAATATTATATTTATATCAAAATGAAAATTTAATAAATGTAATAATTAAAAATGCTGATAAACTTAATATAACAAAGTATAATGACAAAATTAAAAATATATTTAGAACAGCAAAAAACTTTTTTCTTATTGAGTCTTTGATTTTATATTTCAATAAATATGATAGTAATTATTTAATAGATAGTTTATATTTTCTTTTATCTCATAGAGATATTAATGTAAATGTTTTTGCCCTTGAATTAAGTATAAGAATTAATATTTTTGATAAACTTAATCCAGAAAGTTATAAGAAAATATTATATAATAATGATATAGGATTTGTTGTTAGTGTATTTTCAAGGTTATTAAGTTTAAGACCTGGAAATAAAAAACTTGAAGATATTTTGCTTGAAAGATATAATTCTTTACCTGATTCTTTAAAAAGTTCTTTTGTTCCTCTTTTTAATAATTTTGTTCATATTGATAAATTTATATTTTTTATTGACTCTTATAAAAAAACATCAGATGAAACTTTAAAAACAGAACTTAAAAAATTATTGTTAAATCATATTAATAGTAAAAATTATAATAGAGAAGGGTTGATCTATTTTTTGACTAATATCAGAGATATTGATGAACCATTTTTTTCTGAGATTGCCTTTAATTTTTTAAATTATGATGATATTTCTGTAAAAACTGAAGCTTTATATTATTTTTATTTTTACTTTGATGAAAGAAATAAAGATTTTGCTAAAAGATTAAAAAACAAACTTTATGAGTTAATATTAAAAGAAGAAAATGATAAATTTGTAGATATCTGGTTTTTAGTTGTTTCAAGGAACAATTTTAAAGATATTTATATAAAAAGTTTTAATGAGTTTTTTAATAAAATTAAAACAAC contains:
- the infC gene encoding translation initiation factor IF-3, which translates into the protein MGTKSNKTSRPNINEEIRAKEVRVIGSNGEQLGIFSIKDALNIAYEQGLDLIEVSPNAEPPVCKIGDFGKFIFEKEKKEKEAKKHQKKIELREIRFTPGIGEHDYDFKLKKAKEFLAEGSHVLFRLRYRGREILHADKGYEVFERIKNDLAEIGIVEKPPKIEGKNLTMVIVPAKKK
- the rplT gene encoding 50S ribosomal protein L20 encodes the protein MPRVKVATAAKKRRKKILKASKGYYGRRGNAYRVAKTQQLKSMAYAYIGRKLKKRDFRSLWIVRLNAALRDFGLSYSKFIHLLNKNNIKLNRLILSNMAIEDPEGFKNLVNAIK
- the tdh gene encoding L-threonine 3-dehydrogenase; the encoded protein is MEKQLAVLKTKREKGFTIDYITPKLEVGPNEVLVKVKNASICGTDVHIYDWNKWSDDNITPPRVIGHEFCGEVIEIGKNVKSIKIGDFVSAETHIACGYCYMCKTGNKHICQNMKIIGVHTDGAFTSYVVIPEENAWINPKNLDPEIASIQEPLGNAVYTVLVDEIATKSLLVTGAGTIGLMSINVAKACGASTIIVSEINEMKAKLAKEMGADIVLNPLKDNIVEAVMDYTKGLGVDVGFEMSGNEKALDQLLKSMKKRGRVSLLGIFDSNPTINFNNDIIFKGLKIYGITGRLMFDTWYQLSALLEKNLLNLKPLITHKIKLENIEKGIEAIKKGEAIKVIVNIS
- the rpmI gene encoding 50S ribosomal protein L35, translated to MPKLKTKSSAKKRFKITGSGKIKRFKAFKSHLLTGKSKKRKRNLRKPTICNKSEVSILKGCFPYK
- a CDS encoding glycine C-acetyltransferase; the encoded protein is MSKLDFIDQTIESLKNDGLYNIIRTIGSALDSWIIVNGKKVLDMCSNNYLGLANNEDLKKAAIRGIEEYGVGPAAVRSIAGTTEKHLELEKMLAEFKKVEATIHLQSGFCANLGVIPALVSSEDLIFSDELNHASIIDGCRLSKAEIIRYAHNDVNDLEKKLKENKDKNCKKLVITDGVFSMDGDIAPLPEIYEVAKKYDALVYVDDAHGEGVLGDSGRGIVDHFHLHGKVDVEVGTLSKAFGIVGGFASGSSKLIDYLKQKVRPFLFSSASTPADIYASIKAIEILKESSDLVNKLWQNAKYFQSKIKKLGFDIGKTQTPITPIIIGEAKTAQEFSKKLFEEGIFAQAIGYPTVPKGKARIRVMIHAIHSEKDLDFAIEKFEKIGKELKII